One Nicotiana sylvestris chromosome 12, ASM39365v2, whole genome shotgun sequence genomic window carries:
- the LOC138883337 gene encoding uncharacterized protein, whose product MQCEDSDSDKEDEIPEEVVREVKNFENKPKSNLDETKIVNLGDVGTVKETRISIHLSPTEKEEYTHFLKEYEYILACSYDDMIGLITSIVAHKLLTNPMCPPVKQKLRKFKPDMSLKIKEEVTKQIKAKVLKVVEYPTWLANIVQVPKNVGKVKMLRKYGETSWTEDCQSAFDKIKEYLSTPPIIVPPEPVRPLPLYLSVLDGVFGCVLGQHDETWRKEQAIYYLSTRRVGHQEFHDIAISALCTGIQKEPTYCVHVEEETDGKPWFHDINEYLAKREYLEHANHTQKRTLWRLSNHFFNSEGDLYRRTPDLGLLRCVEAKESSKLLEDIHDGTCGPHMNDFALAKKILRTSYFWMTIETDWIQYVRKCYQCQVHADMIKVPPNELNATSSPWPFVAWGMDVIGPIGPTASNYHMFMLVAIDYFTKWAEATS is encoded by the exons atgcaatGTGAGGATAGTGATTCGgataaagaagatgagatacctgaggaagttgtcagggaggttaaaaactttgagaataagcctaagtccaacctggacgaaaccaaaatagtaaatttgggagatgttgggaccgtcaaggagactcgtaTCAGTATTCACTTGTCGCCAACAGAGAAAGAGGAGTACACTCATTTCTTAAAGGAGTATGAGTACATTTtggcatgttcgtatgatgacatgatcgGTTTGatcacgtccatagtggctcacaagttgcttactaatcccatgtgtccgccggtgaaacagaaactcagaaaattcaaaccagatatgagcttgaaaattaaggaggaagttactaagcagatcaaagcaaAAGTTCTCAAGgttgttgagtacccaacctggttagctaacattgtgcaaGTTCCGAAGAATGTTGGAAAAgtcaaa atgctgaggaaataCGGCGAAACAAGCTGGACTGAGGATTGTCAGAgtgctttcgacaaaatcaaggagtacctgtccacacctcCGATCATTGTCCCACCCGAGCCGGTACGGCCTTTGccactctatctatctgtattggatggagtcttcggatgtgttctgggacaacatgacgagacatggagaaaggagcaagccatatactacttga gtacaaggagagtgggccaccaagaattccatgatattgccatatctgcactaTGTACAGGAATTCAGAAAGAG ccgacatattgtgtccatgttgaagaagaaacagatggaaaaccttggttccatgacatcaatgAGTATTTGGCGAAAAGAGAATATctggagcatgcaaaccacactcagaaacgcacactctggagattgtccaatcacttcttcaaCAGTGAAGGAgatttgtatagaagaactcctgatttgggattgctaaggtgCGTCGAAGCAAAAGAATcttctaaactacttgaggatATACATGATGGGACCTGTGGCCCGCATATGAATGATTTTGcattggccaagaagatacttaggaccagttacttttggatgaccatagaGACAGATTGGATCcaatatgtccgcaaatgctaccaatgccaagtgcatgccgatatgataaaagtaccgccaaacgagctcaatgcaacaagctcaccttggccattcgtcgcctggggaatggatgtcatcggtccgattgGGCCTACTGCTTCAAACTACCACATGTTTAtgctggtagccattgattacttcacaaaatgggcaGAGGCTACATCTTAA